From Phenylobacterium montanum, the proteins below share one genomic window:
- a CDS encoding amidohydrolase family protein translates to MNNVLGPVPDLWSAISWRPRLVQHRQLHLGRVLSCLIFAISLNASPACAQAVETALEHARIYPSPDAAPISDGTILIRGGKIAAVGPADEVRVPGSARVIDATGEVVAAGFWNSHVHIMPTELLGADKAPAARLQGGLDQMLNRWGFTTVFDIASATANTLALRRRIESGEIAGPKILTVGDPFFPEGGTPIYVRAYLKAHGWQDEEVSSPEAAAARARSQLDRGTDGVKIFAGAIVGGKIGVLPMRTDIAKAVVAVAHRRGKPAFAHPSNFAGINVAIDSGVDVLAHTTAMEGGIDQGPWPPEMIARMRAHNMALIPTLMLFDVEMKKEGGVPPEAFAATFDRIVSEVRDYAAAGGQILFGTDVGYIDAYDTTEEFQLLSRALDWRMILKSLTTAPAERFGFADRKGRLAPGMDADLVVLDGDPAKDATAFSRVRTTIREGRIIWGGG, encoded by the coding sequence ATGAACAACGTCCTGGGCCCGGTTCCAGATCTCTGGTCGGCAATTTCCTGGCGGCCCCGCCTGGTTCAGCATCGCCAACTGCATTTGGGGCGCGTCCTGTCGTGCCTAATCTTTGCGATCAGCCTAAATGCTTCGCCGGCTTGTGCTCAGGCTGTCGAAACCGCGCTCGAGCACGCCCGGATCTATCCCTCGCCGGATGCGGCGCCAATCTCCGACGGAACCATCCTCATTCGAGGCGGCAAGATCGCAGCCGTCGGCCCGGCCGATGAGGTGCGGGTCCCAGGCTCGGCGCGGGTGATCGACGCCACGGGCGAGGTCGTCGCGGCGGGTTTCTGGAACAGCCATGTTCACATCATGCCCACCGAACTTCTGGGCGCCGACAAGGCCCCGGCAGCGAGGCTTCAAGGCGGCCTTGACCAGATGCTGAACCGCTGGGGTTTCACCACGGTGTTCGACATCGCCTCGGCCACGGCCAATACCCTGGCCCTCCGCCGCCGTATCGAGTCCGGAGAAATCGCGGGACCGAAGATATTGACTGTCGGCGACCCGTTCTTCCCGGAAGGGGGTACGCCGATCTACGTCCGCGCATACCTCAAGGCCCATGGCTGGCAGGACGAGGAGGTCTCCAGCCCCGAAGCAGCGGCGGCGCGCGCCAGGAGCCAGCTCGACCGGGGGACCGACGGCGTGAAAATCTTCGCCGGCGCCATCGTGGGCGGCAAGATCGGCGTCCTGCCCATGCGGACCGACATCGCCAAGGCCGTGGTCGCCGTGGCGCACAGGCGCGGCAAGCCCGCCTTCGCCCACCCCTCGAACTTCGCCGGGATCAACGTCGCGATCGACTCTGGCGTCGACGTGCTGGCCCACACGACGGCCATGGAGGGCGGCATAGACCAAGGGCCCTGGCCGCCCGAGATGATCGCTCGAATGCGCGCCCACAACATGGCCCTGATCCCAACGCTCATGCTGTTCGACGTCGAGATGAAAAAGGAGGGCGGCGTACCGCCGGAAGCCTTCGCGGCGACCTTCGACCGGATCGTGTCGGAGGTCAGGGACTACGCCGCCGCCGGCGGTCAGATCCTCTTCGGCACCGATGTCGGCTATATCGACGCGTACGATACGACCGAGGAGTTCCAACTGCTCTCTCGCGCGCTGGACTGGCGGATGATCCTGAAGTCGCTGACGACCGCGCCCGCCGAGCGGTTCGGGTTCGCCGACCGGAAAGGTCGGCTCGCCCCAGGAATGGACGCGGACCTCGTCGTGTTGGACGGGGATCCGGCCAAGGATGCGACGGCCTTTAGCCGGGTGCGCACCACAATTCGCGAGGGACGGATCATTTGGGGCGGCGGTTAG
- the araD1 gene encoding AraD1 family protein, whose protein sequence is MSLHLLQLRAESGDRRLAVAHDDGAARLIVGYATLYDLAQAALATNQPLAALAAGHANGAEIDLGRELTEGRILAPIDHPDPAHLVLSGTGLTHLGSAEGRDKMHKAAAGEQETDSMRMFRMGLEGGKPAAGEIGVQPEWFYKGDGSSIVAPEAPLRSPDFALDGSEEPEIAGIYLIDAAGKPVRLGYCLANEFSDHVTERGNYLWLAHSKLRPAALGPELLTGALPASVKGTSSIRRGGEVVWSRPFRSGEAHMSHSLANLERHHFKYAGFRRPGDVHVHFFGTATLSFADGVRTEHGDLFEIEAAPFRLPLRNALARADAVEVSVRAL, encoded by the coding sequence ATGAGCCTGCATTTGCTGCAGCTTCGCGCCGAGAGCGGCGACCGCCGCCTCGCCGTCGCGCACGATGATGGAGCCGCCAGGCTGATCGTCGGCTACGCCACCCTCTACGACTTGGCCCAGGCTGCTCTGGCGACCAACCAGCCCCTGGCTGCTCTCGCCGCCGGACACGCCAACGGGGCTGAGATCGACCTGGGGCGCGAGCTGACAGAAGGCCGGATACTGGCCCCGATCGACCATCCTGATCCGGCGCACCTGGTGCTGAGCGGCACCGGCCTGACCCATCTGGGCTCGGCCGAAGGCCGTGACAAGATGCACAAGGCCGCCGCGGGAGAGCAAGAAACGGACTCAATGCGCATGTTCCGCATGGGCCTGGAAGGCGGCAAGCCGGCCGCCGGCGAGATCGGTGTCCAGCCGGAGTGGTTCTACAAGGGCGACGGCTCGTCGATCGTCGCCCCCGAGGCGCCGCTGCGCTCCCCCGACTTCGCCCTGGACGGCAGCGAAGAGCCGGAGATCGCGGGGATCTACCTGATCGATGCGGCTGGAAAACCCGTGCGCTTGGGCTATTGCCTGGCCAACGAATTCTCCGACCACGTCACCGAGCGGGGCAACTATCTGTGGCTGGCGCACTCGAAGCTGCGTCCAGCGGCCCTGGGGCCTGAGCTGCTGACCGGCGCCCTGCCGGCGTCGGTCAAAGGGACGAGCAGCATCCGGCGCGGCGGCGAGGTGGTGTGGAGCCGCCCGTTCCGCTCGGGCGAAGCGCATATGAGCCACAGCCTGGCCAATCTCGAGCGCCACCACTTCAAATATGCTGGCTTCCGCCGCCCTGGCGATGTGCACGTCCACTTCTTCGGCACGGCCACCCTCTCGTTCGCCGACGGCGTCCGCACGGAACACGGCGACCTATTCGAGATCGAGGCCGCGCCGTTCCGCCTGCCGCTGAGAAACGCCCTGGCCAGGGCCGATGCGGTTGAGGTGAGCGTCAGGGCGCTCTGA
- a CDS encoding TetR/AcrR family transcriptional regulator, whose amino-acid sequence MYRHFADKDALLDALMLDGFAAWEARVGAIEAEDPLEWLRRLFSAYLDFALADPHRFDAAFLLPARGARKYPEDFLNGRSPAISMIVARIKQAIDTGRFAPVEPLDAALTLAALAQGYVTMQRAGRFGDEAYFRHSFTAACERGLALFKIDPYGAPGGRGAHGAAQHRK is encoded by the coding sequence ATGTACCGCCATTTCGCGGACAAGGACGCGCTTCTGGACGCCCTCATGCTGGACGGCTTCGCCGCCTGGGAAGCCCGGGTCGGCGCGATCGAGGCCGAGGATCCGCTCGAATGGCTGCGGCGGCTGTTTTCGGCCTATCTGGACTTCGCCCTTGCGGATCCGCACCGGTTCGACGCCGCCTTTCTCCTCCCGGCGCGTGGCGCGCGCAAATACCCCGAAGACTTCTTGAATGGCCGATCACCGGCGATCAGCATGATCGTGGCGCGGATCAAGCAGGCCATAGACACAGGCCGGTTCGCCCCAGTCGAGCCGCTCGATGCGGCGCTGACGCTCGCCGCCCTGGCGCAAGGTTATGTCACCATGCAGCGAGCCGGACGCTTTGGCGATGAAGCCTATTTTCGCCATAGCTTCACGGCGGCCTGCGAGCGAGGCCTCGCATTGTTCAAGATCGACCCGTACGGCGCGCCGGGCGGGCGTGGCGCCCACGGCGCCGCCCAGCATCGCAAATGA
- a CDS encoding aldose epimerase family protein — protein MKAPHLFAAAIFAATGAHAAEASRESFGALPDGAAVQAVTLKNAHGVSVRVIAYGATIQSLKLPDRRGKIADVVLAYPDMTGYLAKPQYFGATVGRYANRIAGAAFTLDGQHYALTRNEGQNSLHGGAKGFDKQLWTITAVQSGPAASVTLTRTSPDGEEGYPGTLKASITYALDEQNQLTTTYAATTDKPTVVNMVNHSLFNLAGAASGHDALDEVLTLAADAYTPVDAALIPTGELRPVAGTPFDFRKARRIGERIRDAADPQIAIGRGYDHNFVLRGGVTPKPHFAARLTDPASGRTMELWTTEPGVQVYSGNFLDATAAGSGQTLYRQGDGIALELQHFPDSPNHPAFPTTRLDPGQTYRQVSIYRFGVRAK, from the coding sequence GTGAAAGCCCCCCACCTCTTCGCCGCCGCCATTTTCGCCGCAACCGGCGCCCATGCCGCCGAAGCCAGCCGTGAAAGCTTCGGCGCCCTGCCGGACGGTGCGGCGGTCCAGGCCGTCACCCTGAAGAACGCCCACGGCGTCTCAGTGCGCGTCATCGCCTATGGCGCGACGATCCAGTCGCTGAAACTGCCGGACCGCCGCGGCAAGATCGCCGACGTGGTGCTGGCCTATCCGGACATGACCGGCTACCTGGCCAAGCCGCAGTATTTCGGGGCCACGGTCGGCCGCTACGCCAATCGCATCGCCGGCGCAGCCTTCACGCTCGACGGCCAGCACTATGCGCTGACCCGCAACGAGGGTCAGAACAGCCTGCATGGCGGGGCCAAGGGCTTCGACAAGCAGCTCTGGACCATCACCGCGGTCCAGAGCGGTCCGGCCGCCAGCGTCACCCTGACCCGCACCAGCCCCGACGGCGAGGAAGGCTATCCGGGGACGCTGAAGGCCAGCATCACCTACGCCCTCGACGAGCAGAACCAGCTGACCACCACCTACGCCGCCACCACGGACAAGCCGACCGTGGTCAATATGGTCAATCACAGCCTGTTCAACCTGGCAGGAGCCGCCAGTGGACATGACGCGCTGGACGAGGTTCTGACCTTGGCCGCCGACGCCTACACCCCCGTGGACGCCGCCCTGATTCCCACAGGAGAACTTCGCCCGGTCGCCGGCACCCCGTTCGATTTCCGCAAGGCCCGGCGCATCGGCGAACGCATACGTGATGCAGCTGATCCGCAAATCGCCATCGGCCGCGGCTACGACCACAACTTCGTGCTGCGCGGGGGCGTCACGCCAAAGCCGCACTTCGCCGCCCGGCTCACCGATCCGGCTTCAGGCCGCACGATGGAGCTGTGGACCACCGAGCCCGGCGTCCAGGTCTATTCGGGCAACTTCCTCGACGCGACCGCAGCGGGATCAGGCCAGACCCTCTATCGCCAGGGCGACGGGATCGCGCTGGAGTTGCAGCATTTCCCCGACTCCCCGAACCATCCGGCGTTTCCGACCACACGGCTCGATCCCGGCCAGACCTATCGCCAGGTCTCCATCTATCGTTTCGGCGTCCGAGCTAAATGA
- a CDS encoding FadR/GntR family transcriptional regulator → MTKPIVKRRKPVKASGSGERLHGAIARTLGVAIVSGVYKPGEVLDNEIHSSEQLHVSRTAYREAVRMLAAKGLVESRPKTGTRVSDQKRWSLLDPDVLAWFFESGEPSPSFLRDIFELRMVVEPAAAALAAERRTPDDLSRMRRALQEMERHGLAVEDGQVADRHFHDAVIEATYNAPLITLASGIGAAVRWTTIFKQRRRKLPRDPLPDHWRVFDAIAAGGPDAARDAMRDLIALAQEDTRFGLER, encoded by the coding sequence TTGACCAAGCCCATCGTCAAGCGGCGCAAACCTGTGAAAGCGAGCGGCTCGGGCGAGCGGCTGCATGGCGCGATCGCCAGAACTCTGGGCGTGGCGATCGTGTCGGGCGTGTACAAGCCGGGGGAAGTGCTCGACAACGAGATTCACTCCAGCGAGCAGTTGCACGTTTCGCGCACCGCCTATCGCGAGGCGGTGCGCATGCTGGCCGCCAAGGGCCTGGTGGAGAGTCGGCCCAAGACCGGCACCAGGGTCAGCGATCAGAAGCGCTGGAGTCTGCTGGATCCGGACGTGCTCGCCTGGTTCTTCGAAAGCGGGGAGCCTAGCCCCAGCTTTCTGCGCGACATCTTCGAACTGCGCATGGTGGTGGAGCCCGCGGCCGCAGCTCTGGCCGCCGAGCGGCGCACGCCGGACGATCTCAGCCGAATGCGCCGAGCGCTGCAGGAGATGGAGCGGCACGGCCTGGCGGTCGAGGACGGTCAGGTCGCCGACCGCCATTTCCACGACGCGGTCATCGAGGCCACTTACAACGCTCCGCTGATCACCCTGGCGAGCGGTATCGGCGCGGCCGTTCGCTGGACAACCATCTTCAAGCAGCGCCGGCGCAAGCTGCCGCGCGATCCCCTCCCCGACCACTGGCGGGTGTTCGACGCCATCGCCGCCGGCGGCCCGGACGCCGCGCGCGATGCGATGCGCGACCTCATCGCCCTGGCTCAGGAGGATACCCGGTTCGGGCTCGAACGCTGA
- a CDS encoding glycoside hydrolase family 3 C-terminal domain-containing protein — MRILISALIATACAPAFAEPPTVSSMTAAEKISQMRNSAPAIPRLNLSAYDWWSEGLHGLARNGQATVFPQAIGLAATWDRDLVRQVGDVVSTEARAKFNTVGKGDHGLYGGLNLFAPNINIFRDPRWGRGQETYGEDPYLTGKLAVAFIGGIQGSDPDHPKAIATAKHLAVHSGPESGRHGFDVDVSPYDLETTYLPAFRRAVVEGKVQSVMCAYNSIEGAPACGNDMLLQRHLRTAWGFTGFVASDCGAVDDMAHAHFFAATTAEASAKALRAGTDLDCGWEYGSLDEALKSGLINDSDLDLSLGRLFAARRRLGMDGSVDLYAAIGADQIHTRRAAQLALEAARESIVLLKNNGVLPLKTSARLAVIGPDADAVEVLEGNYHGVAVNPVTPLAGLRGLFPTVAYAQGAPLAENSYANIPETALQTGAGPGGAAGLVGEYFDNPTFSGNPRVVRVDRTLDFDLDRAAPAAGLEKAAYSVRWKGYFIPPAAGDYRMNVRLDQCWNCVHDQVRLFINEQPVEAGAVLHFDEKRPQRLRLEFAHVGADSGLRLQWMAPQGAQLDEAAAAIDGADAIVAFVGLSPDVEGEELGFDAPGFAGGDRTSLDLPAPQQKLLETAKASGKPVIVVLMSGGAVALNWAKAHADAVLTAWYPGEAGGTAIAETLSGRNNPSGRLPVTFYQSARDLPAFIDYRMAGRTYRYFNGTPLFPFGYGLSYSRFSYSGPSPDQTIQAGQPVRVKVTVANISARAGDEVAQVYMTPPADAGGLKRALIGFQRLHLAAGQSHEASFDLDPRDLSLVDAHGERAIEPGVYHLFIGGGQPGEAAGVEMTLTINGRMALKR; from the coding sequence TTGCGAATTCTGATCTCCGCTCTGATCGCAACAGCATGCGCACCTGCCTTCGCTGAGCCGCCGACCGTCTCGTCTATGACGGCGGCTGAAAAGATCTCGCAGATGCGAAATTCCGCGCCAGCGATCCCCCGCCTCAATCTTTCAGCCTACGATTGGTGGAGCGAGGGGCTGCACGGTCTCGCCCGCAATGGCCAGGCTACAGTTTTTCCCCAAGCGATAGGACTTGCAGCGACCTGGGACCGCGACCTGGTGCGCCAAGTCGGTGACGTGGTGTCCACCGAGGCCCGAGCGAAGTTCAACACGGTGGGCAAGGGTGACCACGGGCTCTATGGGGGGCTCAACCTCTTTGCGCCGAACATCAACATCTTTCGCGACCCGCGCTGGGGGAGGGGACAGGAAACCTACGGCGAAGACCCGTACCTGACGGGTAAGTTGGCTGTCGCCTTCATCGGTGGAATACAGGGCTCCGATCCCGACCATCCGAAGGCGATTGCGACCGCCAAGCACCTGGCTGTCCACAGTGGGCCCGAGTCCGGACGCCACGGCTTCGACGTCGACGTCTCGCCCTATGACCTGGAGACCACCTATTTGCCGGCCTTCCGCCGGGCCGTGGTCGAGGGCAAGGTCCAGTCGGTGATGTGCGCCTACAATAGCATCGAAGGCGCTCCGGCTTGCGGCAACGACATGTTGTTACAACGCCACCTGCGCACCGCGTGGGGGTTCACCGGATTTGTCGCCTCCGATTGCGGCGCGGTCGATGACATGGCCCACGCCCATTTCTTCGCCGCCACCACGGCGGAGGCGTCAGCGAAGGCCTTGCGCGCTGGAACGGATCTGGATTGCGGATGGGAATACGGCTCGCTCGACGAAGCCTTGAAGTCCGGATTGATCAATGATTCCGACCTGGACCTGTCGCTGGGCCGCTTGTTCGCCGCCAGGCGCCGCCTGGGCATGGATGGGAGTGTCGATCTGTACGCCGCGATCGGCGCCGACCAGATCCACACCCGGCGCGCCGCTCAGCTGGCGCTGGAGGCGGCCAGGGAATCGATCGTGCTTTTGAAAAACAACGGCGTCCTGCCATTGAAGACGTCTGCCCGCCTGGCCGTCATCGGCCCCGATGCGGACGCCGTCGAGGTCCTGGAAGGCAATTACCACGGCGTGGCCGTCAATCCGGTGACGCCCCTAGCAGGCCTGCGCGGCCTATTCCCAACCGTGGCTTATGCTCAAGGCGCGCCATTGGCCGAGAATTCCTACGCCAACATTCCCGAGACAGCTTTGCAAACAGGCGCTGGACCCGGCGGCGCGGCTGGCCTGGTCGGCGAGTATTTCGACAACCCCACCTTTTCTGGAAATCCGCGGGTTGTTCGCGTCGACCGCACCCTCGACTTTGACCTGGACCGGGCCGCGCCGGCGGCTGGCCTTGAGAAGGCCGCTTATAGTGTGCGCTGGAAAGGCTATTTTATCCCGCCTGCGGCTGGCGACTACCGAATGAACGTCCGCCTGGATCAGTGCTGGAACTGCGTCCACGATCAGGTCCGCCTGTTCATCAACGAACAGCCGGTTGAAGCGGGCGCGGTTCTGCACTTTGACGAAAAACGCCCACAAAGGCTTCGCCTGGAGTTCGCCCATGTCGGTGCTGACAGCGGCCTTCGCCTACAATGGATGGCGCCCCAGGGTGCACAGCTGGATGAGGCCGCGGCGGCGATAGACGGCGCCGACGCCATCGTCGCCTTCGTCGGCCTGTCCCCTGATGTTGAGGGCGAAGAGTTGGGGTTCGACGCGCCGGGCTTCGCCGGCGGCGACCGCACCTCTCTCGATTTGCCCGCGCCACAACAAAAGCTCCTGGAAACGGCGAAGGCCAGCGGCAAGCCGGTCATCGTTGTGTTGATGTCCGGCGGCGCGGTGGCGCTGAACTGGGCCAAGGCCCATGCCGACGCGGTTCTGACCGCCTGGTACCCGGGTGAGGCGGGCGGTACTGCGATCGCTGAGACGCTCAGCGGTCGCAACAATCCTTCCGGGCGCCTTCCGGTGACATTCTACCAGTCAGCGCGCGATCTTCCGGCGTTCATCGACTACCGAATGGCCGGTCGCACCTATCGCTATTTCAACGGGACGCCGCTTTTTCCGTTCGGCTACGGCCTATCCTATTCGCGCTTCAGTTACAGCGGACCGTCGCCGGATCAGACGATCCAGGCGGGTCAACCGGTACGGGTCAAGGTGACGGTGGCTAATATCAGCGCCCGCGCCGGCGACGAGGTGGCGCAGGTCTATATGACGCCTCCGGCCGACGCCGGCGGCTTGAAGCGCGCGCTCATCGGCTTTCAGCGCCTGCATCTAGCGGCGGGCCAATCGCATGAGGCTAGTTTTGATCTCGATCCGCGCGATCTCAGCCTGGTCGATGCGCACGGCGAACGCGCGATCGAGCCAGGCGTCTACCATCTGTTCATCGGTGGCGGCCAGCCGGGCGAGGCGGCAGGGGTTGAGATGACCTTGACGATAAATGGGCGAATGGCGTTGAAGCGTTGA
- a CDS encoding IlvD/Edd family dehydratase: MTRKPPPAPIKLRSRAWFDNPANVDMTALYLERYLNFGLTLEELQSGKPIIGIAQTGSDLSPCNRHHLVLAERIREGIRTAGGIAIEFPVHPIQETGKRPTAGLDRNLAYLGLVEVLYGYPIDGVVLTTGCDKTTPACLMAAATVNIPAISLSVGPMLNGWFKGQRTGSGTIVWKARELLAAGELDYQGFIQLVSSSAPSTGFCNTMGTATTMNSLAEALGMSLPGSAAIPAPYRDRQEAAYRTGLRIVDMVREDLKPSDILTRDAFLNAIVVTSAIGGSTNAPIHLTALARHAGVELDLDDWQTQGLEVPLLVNLQPAGEYLGEDFYRAGGVPAVVRELMGQGLIREHAITANGRTLGDNCREAAIQDDKVIRPFAEPIKPRAGFMVLRGNLFDSAIMKLSVISSEFRQRYLSNPDDPDAMEGRAVVFDGPEDYHHRIDDPTLGIDETCILVMRGAGPVGYPGSAEVVNMRPPAYLLAKGLHALPCLGDGRQSGTSGSPSILNAAPEAAAMGVLALLHTGDRIRIDLRRRRVDLDVSEAVLEQRRAELANAGGYAFPESQTPWQELQRANVGQLDTGAVLEPAVKYQRIAQTMGIPRDNH, translated from the coding sequence ATGACCCGCAAGCCTCCACCGGCGCCCATCAAGTTGCGCTCGCGCGCCTGGTTCGACAATCCCGCCAATGTCGACATGACCGCGCTCTATCTGGAACGCTACCTCAATTTCGGCTTGACGCTGGAAGAGCTGCAGTCAGGCAAGCCGATCATCGGCATCGCCCAGACCGGATCGGACCTTTCACCCTGCAATCGTCATCACCTGGTGCTGGCTGAGCGCATCCGTGAGGGCATTCGCACCGCCGGCGGAATCGCGATCGAATTTCCCGTGCACCCCATCCAGGAGACCGGCAAACGCCCGACCGCGGGCCTGGACCGCAACCTGGCCTATCTCGGCCTCGTGGAGGTGCTCTACGGCTATCCCATAGACGGGGTGGTGCTGACCACCGGCTGCGACAAAACCACGCCGGCCTGCCTGATGGCCGCGGCCACGGTGAACATCCCCGCCATTTCGCTCTCAGTCGGCCCCATGCTGAACGGATGGTTCAAGGGCCAGCGCACTGGCTCGGGCACTATCGTCTGGAAGGCTCGGGAGTTGCTGGCCGCCGGCGAGCTCGATTATCAGGGCTTCATTCAACTCGTGTCGTCCTCAGCGCCCTCGACCGGCTTTTGCAACACCATGGGCACGGCCACGACCATGAACTCCCTGGCCGAGGCGCTGGGCATGTCGCTGCCGGGCTCGGCGGCGATTCCGGCCCCCTATCGCGACCGGCAGGAGGCCGCCTATCGTACCGGCCTTCGGATCGTCGACATGGTGCGCGAGGACCTGAAGCCGTCGGACATCCTGACTCGCGATGCTTTCCTGAACGCCATCGTGGTCACTTCCGCCATCGGCGGCTCGACCAACGCCCCGATCCACCTGACGGCCCTGGCGCGACATGCCGGGGTCGAACTCGACCTGGACGACTGGCAGACGCAGGGATTGGAGGTTCCGCTGCTGGTCAACCTGCAACCGGCCGGCGAATATCTGGGCGAGGACTTCTACCGCGCCGGCGGCGTGCCGGCGGTGGTGCGCGAACTGATGGGCCAGGGCCTGATCCGCGAACACGCGATCACCGCCAACGGACGCACCCTGGGCGACAATTGCCGCGAGGCGGCGATCCAGGACGACAAGGTGATCCGCCCTTTCGCCGAACCCATCAAGCCCCGCGCCGGCTTCATGGTCCTGCGCGGCAACCTGTTCGACAGCGCCATCATGAAGCTGAGCGTGATCTCCTCCGAATTTCGCCAGCGCTATCTTAGCAATCCGGATGATCCCGACGCGATGGAAGGCCGCGCGGTCGTGTTCGACGGGCCCGAGGACTATCACCACCGCATCGACGATCCTACGCTGGGGATCGACGAGACCTGCATCCTAGTCATGCGCGGCGCCGGCCCAGTCGGCTATCCGGGCTCCGCCGAAGTGGTCAACATGCGGCCGCCGGCCTATCTGCTGGCCAAGGGGCTTCATGCCCTGCCCTGCCTTGGGGACGGGCGCCAGTCGGGGACGTCCGGATCGCCCTCGATCCTCAACGCTGCGCCCGAGGCGGCCGCGATGGGGGTCCTGGCGCTGCTCCATACGGGGGATCGCATCCGCATCGATCTGAGACGGCGGCGGGTCGACCTGGATGTTTCAGAGGCCGTCCTGGAGCAGCGCCGCGCCGAACTTGCCAACGCCGGCGGTTATGCTTTCCCGGAAAGCCAGACCCCCTGGCAGGAGCTCCAGCGCGCCAACGTCGGCCAGCTGGATACCGGCGCCGTGCTCGAGCCAGCGGTGAAATACCAACGGATCGCCCAGACCATGGGCATTCCGCGCGACAACCATTGA
- a CDS encoding sugar MFS transporter produces MAVSVVSTSPRPPVEPGSARSYRPALALLASLFFMWGFITVINNTLLPHLRSVFELNYTQTTLIESTWFVGYLVASLPAAKLIERIGYQRALVIGLAVMTMGSAGMILAASLPSYGVTLVSLFTVSCGIALLQVAANPYVAVIGPPESSEARLTLVQAFNTTGDVLAVVFGRYLILSRTTAGTSAEGVQLSHAQRMADAQATELPYFIVALVLAALAVVIARAHLPALGAATQRTNAEQRRNLSLWSHRNLILGCGAIFLYVLAEIGVGNLFINFASQPSVANITHEKAAFYLTFVWGGMMVGRFAGAWIMRNFAPDRVLAFFALGALLSALAATILHGPAAMYALIVVGLFHSIMFPTIFALAIRGLGPLTEEGSGLLIMSIAGGALVFIQGAIADNYGIQTAFVVTALCELYVLFYALWGSKPTHALAEVALDAEA; encoded by the coding sequence ATGGCCGTCAGCGTCGTCAGCACATCACCCAGGCCCCCGGTCGAGCCCGGCTCTGCGCGATCCTACCGGCCGGCGCTGGCGTTGCTGGCCAGCCTGTTTTTCATGTGGGGCTTCATCACGGTCATCAACAACACGCTGCTGCCGCACCTCAGGAGCGTGTTCGAGCTGAACTACACGCAGACGACGTTGATCGAATCGACCTGGTTCGTCGGCTATCTCGTGGCCTCGCTTCCTGCCGCGAAGCTGATCGAACGGATCGGTTATCAGCGTGCGCTGGTGATCGGGCTGGCGGTGATGACGATGGGTTCGGCCGGGATGATCCTTGCCGCCAGCCTGCCTTCCTATGGGGTCACGCTCGTCTCGCTGTTCACCGTCTCCTGCGGCATCGCACTCTTGCAGGTTGCAGCCAATCCCTATGTCGCGGTGATCGGCCCGCCCGAATCCTCCGAAGCGCGCCTCACGCTGGTGCAGGCCTTCAATACGACCGGCGACGTTCTGGCGGTCGTCTTCGGGCGCTACCTGATCCTCAGCCGCACCACGGCGGGTACTTCCGCCGAGGGCGTCCAACTTTCCCATGCTCAACGTATGGCCGATGCGCAGGCGACCGAGCTGCCTTATTTCATCGTCGCACTGGTGCTCGCGGCGCTCGCCGTGGTCATCGCTCGGGCTCACCTGCCCGCGCTGGGCGCGGCCACCCAACGCACCAACGCCGAGCAGCGCCGGAACCTGTCGCTCTGGAGCCACCGCAACCTTATTCTCGGTTGCGGCGCGATCTTCCTTTATGTGCTGGCCGAGATCGGGGTGGGCAACCTGTTCATCAACTTCGCCTCGCAGCCCAGCGTCGCCAACATCACCCATGAGAAGGCGGCCTTCTACCTGACCTTCGTCTGGGGCGGCATGATGGTCGGTCGCTTCGCCGGAGCCTGGATCATGCGCAATTTCGCGCCGGACCGGGTGCTGGCTTTCTTCGCGCTTGGCGCCCTCCTCTCAGCGCTCGCCGCCACTATCCTCCACGGACCGGCGGCGATGTATGCGCTGATCGTGGTGGGGCTGTTCCATTCGATCATGTTCCCCACGATATTCGCCCTCGCCATCCGGGGCCTCGGCCCGCTGACCGAGGAAGGCTCGGGCCTGCTGATCATGTCGATCGCCGGCGGCGCGCTGGTGTTCATCCAGGGCGCCATCGCCGATAACTATGGCATACAGACGGCTTTCGTCGTGACGGCTCTTTGCGAACTTTACGTGCTGTTCTACGCCCTCTGGGGCTCCAAGCCGACCCACGCCCTGGCCGAGGTGGCCCTGGACGCAGAAGCCTGA